Genomic DNA from Turicibacter faecis:
CGTCCCGTCTCGAGCGTACATTCGACGAGCGTGTTTTCCGAAAATTTTTCAAGGACACGATAATGCGTCACAGCGTCATCTCCGTCTAAAACGACTCCACGCTTTACATTTCCTTCCTGTAACCTTGCAATAGGAGCGTTAATCGTTCCAGTTCCAGATAAATCGCCCTTAACTAACGTATAGTATTTGCGTTTCATATGTTTAATCTCATCGGTCATTAAATGATGAATGTGGCGATATTTTGCAACGACTAATAATCCCGATGTATCCTTATCTAATCGATTCACAAAGTGAAGGGTCGAATCAAGTCCCCGCCTATTATAATAATGGACTAAAGCATTCGCTAATGTTTGATGAGGATACCTAATAGAAGGAATGGTCGGCAATCCCGCGGGTTTATTAATAACGAGCAAATAATCATCCTCGTATAGAATATCTAATGGATACTCATATGGTGTTAATCCTTCACTTCTTGATTCCTTTGGAAAGATAACAGTTAGCTGATCATTTAAACTTAACTGATAGCGGACGTTTTGTACACTCCCATTAACGAGGAGTTGCCCACCTCGATGTTTAGTCGCTACAATCGCCTTTTTAGAAATTCGCTGTTGTTTTAAATATTGAAGCAATGACATTCCCGCTGCTTCCTCA
This window encodes:
- a CDS encoding RluA family pseudouridine synthase gives rise to the protein MSLILTFHINEEAAGMSLLQYLKQQRISKKAIVATKHRGGQLLVNGSVQNVRYQLSLNDQLTVIFPKESRSEGLTPYEYPLDILYEDDYLLVINKPAGLPTIPSIRYPHQTLANALVHYYNRRGLDSTLHFVNRLDKDTSGLLVVAKYRHIHHLMTDEIKHMKRKYYTLVKGDLSGTGTINAPIARLQEGNVKRGVVLDGDDAVTHYRVLEKFSENTLVECTLETGRTHQIRVHLSHLGHPLVGDTLYDEQAIVLSEGHLLHSYFVGFIHPITKELQTFQTPIPKRFYL